AATCAGtcagccaaagaaaaaaaaaaacactgatcgCTGGTTTTATCCCACATCTGCACTGTCATTGATGAGGTCAAAGTGGCAGTTTGTTTAATCCTGACGGTCCTCCTCAGTTTAGACCCTTTAAAatcagcttcttctttttttaaaataggaAATGACTGTAGACCTGCAAATAAATACCTGCTGTCTTTAAAAGCATCAGTTTTGATTCTTGGCACTAATATCTGCACTGTTGTTCCAGAGAGATGTTTCTGCTGGTGTTGGGTgccctcctcctgctcttctgCAGCCTAGATGTTTGGTACTTTCTGCGAGGGGCCCAGGTTTTCATCCAGGCATGGTTCCAGCCCAGAGTACGGGACATTTTAGCCGAGCAAAGTATCGACGGCATGGTCCTTCCACACGATTTGGACTACTTGGGCCACATGAACAACTCTCGGTATCTGAGGGAGTGTGACTTTGCACGCTTCCACCATTACATGAGAAACGGGCTGTTCATGGCCTCACGCAAACTGGGGGCAAAATTGGTGGTAGGGGCCTCCACCATCCGGTACCGCCGCTCCTTGGCCTTCCGTGAGGCTTTTGAGATTCGGACCAAAGTTTTGGGCTGGGATGAGAAAGCCTTTTACTTGGAGCAGCGTTTTGTGTCCAAGAAAGATAGCTTTGTCTCTGCGATCATGCTCTGTAGGCAAAACGTAGTGCACTGCAGCCCCGAGACAATCATCGAATATATCTGCAAAAAGAAGGTGAGAAAAGTGGTGGCATTACTCTGAGGGCTTCTGTTCATGGTCATTTTCCTTATAGAATCCACAAGACAAAGAAAAGCGTTTCATAATCACACTTTAGTATCCTGAacttgacagtgtgtgtgttgttgggtGTTAACTGATTTATCGGCTTCAGACTGTGGCTTTATTCATCTAACACTGTGTCTGTTTACAGATCGAGCGCCCAGAGTTTCCCGAGGACCTCAAACACTGGATGAACTTCATTGCGGCCAGCAGCCAAGCCCTGAGAGCAGAGAGCGGCCTGGAGGAGAAGAACAAGTGAAGCCACACCATGACACTGTGCATCATGAGTGTAGACACATATCATACAGCATTGCACGcacatatacatgcacacaaacatgtaaaaCATTGTAGAGCATTTTAGTTGACTTCCAGGAGTATCTCCGTTTTGGATTAATCCTAcctgctgtgtaatttttgtaAGGTGTGAAATTCTTTGAACTGAAGGGAGGTGAATATGAAAACTTGAACTGTAAGGTTTCAAAAGTACTGTATGTAAAGGGATCATAATGGAGTTTGTAGCTTTACCCTTGCAGCTTATTCAGTAGTTGACTGTGAGTAGACTGGCTTTAGACATCTTCATTCTCATTCAGAAAAATCCTCTAACCTCAGATAAGCATGTAGAGCAAAATTTAATCTTCCACTGACATTGATGCATGTTTTGAATCATACAGAATATTTTTGTGCCTGTTTCTAGTAGATTAGAAAGACTTATAACttttcacacacataaaaaaaaaagagtaatgaAATACTTGAATGGACATAATGAACATGTGCTGATGATTGTTATAATCTTCCCATCAGTATTTTGCACAAATATGGTATTAAcctaaatgagaaaaaaattcttTATGAGGGATCAATTTATTGGTGCAATATAGGTTTGAAATACCTGCTTTTAACAGGACGACCCCTCGATCGGGACTGCGTGTGGTTTTAAGAGAGCGAGCTTACAtgttttgattgacaggtgtaaTGAGCAAACATGAGGTCTCTGGCAACTTTTCAAAACCCACAACGCACAATTAACAATGAATGTCTGAGTTTGATTTCACTGAGGCGGCCATTTGAAAGCTGAAATGTTCTCATTAATGCGTCAGTTTTTCCTTTGTGACCAAAGTAATGTACTTGTTCTGTGTGAAGgaaattagatttttaaagATGTCTGATCTGTTATGTTTATGTAGTTAATGCACTGACCACAAAATCCTGTTAAAGTTTGAAAATATGCATTTTCTGTTTATCTTCCACTTATTTATGATTTACAAAAATGGGTTTATGTtccaaactttatttattgtgtttaattatttaaatgcattttaaattaaaaatgctctGGAAACTGTGTTTGGATCATTTTTACTCTCAGCCTTTATACAATGGTTTCACAGTTTAACTTGTGTAGGTCTGAAACGTCTCATTTGGAGAGTTTATCCATTCATTCAGAGCTGGAAAAACTGCATGTGTGACTTTGGCAAAAAGCATAAGCACAGAGTGAACTGTTGACTTACTGTGCTTGTATTTTATGAGCATTTCAACCTCcaaattaatgtttttacagTTATAGTTATATTTGTAGATACACAGTTGTAGATACAGGTTAAAAACAGCAGGATTGTTAATCGTAGAGTCAACGAGAAGGTTGTAAGTAGATGACGTTAACTGGACCTCGATCAGCTACAGATGTTTCCTCTTGGTTATATTAAACAATCcaataccaaaaaaaacaaacagttctaAGGCAGCATCTTTGACTTTAAACAGAATATATTTCCCAGACCCcaaaatacatacaatacaaATGATTCAGTGCATGATTACATTTAGGAATGATAAGTATGAAATTATATTTCAAAGTTTCTTACGTTACTGGTTTAAAATGACCCCAGCTGCTGCATTACAAATAGGAATGAGTGGAAAGCCACTAGAAACCAGAAGACCGCAGCTATCACTAAACTACTGGGAAAATTTACAGGGTCAGAATGAAGATCATCCACCACAAAACACCCTCATATCTTactggaagaaagaaaaaataaagagctgTGGATGGACAGTGGTACAGAAAGCAGCCATGTAagattataaaatattttattcagccCAAACTTCAGAAATTCCTTTGTTGTTACAACAATTAAAAATTTAGTTAAATACATTACAAAATAGCTTAAGTAAAAAAGATATCACTTTTTGCCAAAATGTACTATTGAGTATGAAATCCCACCCTGACAggtgcaacaaaaacaacacatgcaCCAAAGAGCTACTAGATAAGAATATTTTTAAACTATATTACTGCATGTCACAAATTGCTACTCCCTATGAAATGAGGACACTGTCTTATATTTGTTGCAAAGATATGAAATTGCATGAACATGTTTTCAACAAAACTGATAAAATCCAGTAAATGCAATGAGACTATAACAATTACATggagaattttaaaaagtaaataaataaaaacagtatacAAGTTCATAAAAAGCTATTCAGAGTTGGCCATACTTTCATGCTTGCTCATTGATAAGTTTGATTGGCAGAGGCACAAATGAGTGTTTGTACCCATTATGTTTACAGAGGGGAACCCTGTACCTCCTACCTGAGTTCAACGATGTATATTCTGTGTGCAAAACATGGGAGCTGTCAGTTAAGATGTTTGCCTGTAAAATGACTGCTTGGTCAAAAAGCTCCAGGAGGTTAAAGCGAATCTGACCCATAATCTTGTCTGCTGCTTATTAGATTGTGAATCAGAGTTTTGGATTTGAATGTTCGGTACAGTTTGGGAACCACCTCAAGTCACTGTCACTGTGAACACCAAGGTATTTGCATGAGCCAGTGTTGCTTACCAATGTATCTACAAGGGTAGAGTTGAATCTAACGTGCTGTAACCCCCACCAGTTCTTTCCAGTGCCCCTGTTGTTGCATCTCAGATGTTGTACATACATCGTACAGTCTTGAGCAACCCCTCATTTCtccatacactatattgccaaaagtatttgccttcacatgcatatgtacTTGAGTAACATGCCATTCTTAATCTGTAGGGTTTATTTGCTGCTGGCCCAGCAATAACAGCTTCAGGGAAGGCTTTCCAAaaaagtttaggagtgtgttttgGGGaatttgaccattcttccagaagcacatttaagGTCAGACACTAATGTTTGATGAGAAAGCCTGGTTCACAGTCtgcactctaattcatcccaaaggtgttctgtcaggttggctgaagcattaagagttcctttcactggaactaaaggggccgagcccaacttctgaaaaacaaccccacaccataatctccCCCTtccatcaaactttacacttggcacaatgcagtcagacaagtactgttctcctggcaaccaccaaacctggactcatccatcagattgccagatggagaagcatgattcatcactccagagaacacgtctccactgctccagagtccagtggcagcatgctttacaccactgcatctgacactttccATTGTGCTTCATGCTGtaaagcttggatgcagctggtcagttatggaaacccattccatgaagctctctacacactgtttgagctaatctgaaggccacacgaAGTTctgaggtctgtagcaattgactgcagaaagttggtgtcCTCTGTGCACTATTCTCCTCAGCATttgctgaccctgctctgtgaatTTACAGAATTCAccgagctcctgagagcgacccgttcttttacaaaatgtttgtagaagcagtctgcatgcctaagtaTGTGGTTTGATACACAGTCATTATGGTCATTATTTTAAGAAGGTGTCAATGTATAACATTGCTGTAGTTGAATCtattaaaatctatttttattttcaatgtaGTATTTATTTAAGAGATTGTACTAGATTCCAAGTATTCATTGTTCTTTAAGTGGAATCAATAGTGTTTACAAAGTCGGTGAGTAATCgttaaataatcatgattatgaCCCCCCCCCCGAGCAACCCTACAATCATGTTTGTTCAAGTTCAATTACTAATACGAGTTATAAAAATCCaaataatttgacatttttcattacTGTTCCACAGCCTTATTTGTAATATTCTATaccaatttttttatttttgctaataaccatttaaaaaaaaaaaaaaaaaaaaaaaaaaaaaaaatttaagttcTTGGAAATAAACTGTCCATGAATTGCCTGTCCCCTCTGTTACTCTTGTGGAAATCCTGAATGGGTTCCCTCACTCTTCTTCTAGTCACAGGAATTTCAGTAAGTCAAAGAAAATACAAGAACCAGAGTAAATATCacttttttcatttacagtatAAACCAactttttttgcaattttaattATATGGTTGATAAACATGTTAAAATTTGTAGACTTCATGTGCTGCCCTgttgtgaggaggaggagtagtagtattaataataataataataataataataataataataataataataatattattaataataataaacctaAAACATCCTCCCTGTTACTGCTTTGCCCATTGGTGACATGCGTACTGGTGTAAATTCTGCCTTATAGCCcatttctgtgtatgtttgcacgtttcaacaAACCTTAAGATCCACACTCCATGCCAGTTGGTGGCGGTAGAGCATCAATTAATCGTTTGCTAATCGCCGATGCAGAAACCGGAagtagtgcggggggggggtgttaaccATAACAACTACAGGCCCGCCTCCTTCACTTCCtgtaaacaaagcagcagttggCTGTCAGTTACTTTCTCGTTAGTTTTTAACCTGTTATTCGGCGTTTTCAGTGATGGCTCAAGCCGGAGTTCTCCTGGACAAGGACCAGTTCAACTGCTCCATCTGTCTGGACGTGCTGAAGGACCCAGTAACTATACCGTGCGGACACAGCTACTGCTCGGTCTGCATCCAGAACTACTGGGGCCAGGACGACTACCTCGGGGTTTTTGTCTGTCCGCAGTGCCGGCAGAGTTTCAACCCGAGGCCGCTGATCTCCAGGAACACCATTCTGGCCGACGTGGTGGAGAAATTCAAGAAGACGACACTCCAGGAGGACTCGGCTGTCTCGGCAGCTGGCCGAACTTTCGCCGAAGCAAACGACGTGGAGTGCGACGTCTGCAGCGGGAGGAAGAGCAAGGCGGTCAGCTCATGCCTGGTTTGTCTGGCCTCGTACTGCGAAGACCACGTCCGGCCTCACTACGAGTCCTCGACATTCATGAAACACAAGCTGGTGGCGGCCTCCAAGCGACTCCAGGAGAACATTTGTCGGCGACACGACAAGCTGTTGGAGCTGTACTGCCGCACCGACAAGCGCTGCATTTGCTCTATGTGCCTGACCGACGAGCACAGGGGACACGACGCGGTTCTGGCCGAGGAGGAGATACAGCAGAAGCAGGTAATCACCTCACCTGAATTACTCAGGAGGCGGCTTACCCCCAGCTGCAGCTCGTTTTGgtaattgggaaaaaaaaaaaacgagaagACAAAACAAACCCATAACAGTGTACTCATGAAAgtaactaaaataataaataattaaaataaataaataccattGAAAGTATTTATAAGTCTCACTGctaatgtggatttttttttttcccgagACTAAGTTAACTACCTCCACAAGGTGCTGTCTATATTGTTTCCCCGATTTTAAACTCTATTCTGCCCAATACAAATACctc
This portion of the Archocentrus centrarchus isolate MPI-CPG fArcCen1 chromosome 17, fArcCen1, whole genome shotgun sequence genome encodes:
- the LOC115795757 gene encoding protein THEM6-like; this encodes MFLLVLGALLLLFCSLDVWYFLRGAQVFIQAWFQPRVRDILAEQSIDGMVLPHDLDYLGHMNNSRYLRECDFARFHHYMRNGLFMASRKLGAKLVVGASTIRYRRSLAFREAFEIRTKVLGWDEKAFYLEQRFVSKKDSFVSAIMLCRQNVVHCSPETIIEYICKKKIERPEFPEDLKHWMNFIAASSQALRAESGLEEKNK